A DNA window from Enterobacter asburiae contains the following coding sequences:
- the glpD gene encoding glycerol-3-phosphate dehydrogenase translates to METKDLIVIGGGINGAGIAVDAAGRGLSVLMLEANDLACATSSASSKLIHGGLRYLEHYEFRLVSEALAEREVLLKMAPHLAIPMRFRLPHRPHLRPAWMIRIGLFMYDHLGKRTSLPGSTGLRFGSESVLKPEIVRGFEYSDCWVDDARLVLANAQMVEKKGGEVKTRTRATSARRENGLWIVEAEDIDTGEKFSWKARGLVNATGPWVKQFFDDGMHLPSPYGIRLIKGSHIVVPRVHTQKQAYILQNEDKRIVFVIPWMDEFSIIGTTDVEYKGDPKNVEIDESEVNYLLKVYNAHFKKQLSRDDVVWTYSGVRPLCDDESDSPQAITRDYTLDIHDVDGQAPLLSVFGGKLTTYRKLAEHALEKLAPYYKGIGPAWTKGAVLPGGDIGDNRDDYAAKLRRRFPFITEGMARHYARTYGSNTELFLADAKDIADLGEHFGHELYEAELRYLVEHEWVRRLDDAIWRRTKEGMWLNAEQQSRVAQWLQQNAGKRELSLAS, encoded by the coding sequence GCTCCAAACTGATTCACGGTGGCCTGCGCTACCTGGAACACTACGAATTCCGCCTGGTCAGCGAAGCGCTGGCCGAACGTGAAGTGCTGTTGAAAATGGCCCCGCATCTGGCGATTCCGATGCGCTTCCGCCTGCCCCATCGCCCGCATCTGCGTCCGGCGTGGATGATTCGAATCGGTCTGTTTATGTACGATCATCTGGGTAAACGCACCAGCCTCCCGGGTTCGACAGGTTTGCGTTTTGGCTCAGAATCGGTCCTTAAGCCTGAAATCGTGCGCGGTTTCGAATATTCCGACTGCTGGGTGGACGATGCGCGTCTGGTGCTGGCGAATGCCCAGATGGTCGAGAAGAAAGGTGGCGAGGTGAAAACCCGTACCCGTGCGACCTCTGCCCGTCGTGAAAACGGCCTGTGGATTGTAGAAGCGGAAGACATCGATACCGGCGAGAAATTCAGCTGGAAAGCGCGCGGTCTGGTGAACGCCACCGGCCCGTGGGTGAAGCAGTTCTTCGACGACGGCATGCATCTGCCTTCGCCGTACGGCATTCGCCTGATCAAGGGCAGCCACATTGTGGTACCGCGCGTGCATACGCAGAAGCAGGCCTACATTCTACAGAACGAAGACAAGCGCATCGTGTTTGTGATCCCGTGGATGGACGAGTTCTCAATCATCGGCACCACCGACGTGGAGTACAAAGGCGATCCGAAGAACGTCGAGATCGACGAGAGCGAAGTGAACTACCTGCTCAAAGTGTATAACGCGCACTTTAAGAAACAGCTGTCACGCGATGACGTGGTCTGGACCTACTCCGGCGTGCGTCCGCTGTGCGATGACGAGTCTGACTCACCGCAGGCGATTACCCGCGACTACACGCTCGATATTCACGACGTTGACGGTCAGGCGCCGCTGCTTTCCGTGTTTGGCGGCAAGCTGACCACCTACCGCAAGCTGGCCGAGCACGCGCTGGAAAAACTGGCACCGTACTATAAAGGCATTGGCCCGGCGTGGACCAAAGGCGCGGTACTGCCCGGCGGTGATATCGGCGACAATCGCGATGATTACGCCGCGAAGCTGCGCCGTCGCTTCCCGTTCATCACCGAAGGGATGGCGCGCCACTATGCCCGCACCTACGGCAGCAATACCGAGCTGTTCCTGGCCGACGCGAAGGACATTGCGGATCTGGGCGAACATTTCGGCCACGAGCTGTACGAAGCCGAGCTGCGCTACCTGGTTGAGCACGAGTGGGTTCGTCGTCTGGATGATGCTATCTGGCGTCGTACCAAAGAAGGGATGTGGCTCAACGCCGAGCAGCAGTCTCGCGTGGCGCAGTGGTTACAGCAGAATGCGGGGAAGCGTGAGCTGTCGCTGGCGTCTTGA
- the glgP gene encoding glycogen phosphorylase, with translation MNAPFSYSSPTLSVEALKHSIAYKLMFTIGKDPVIANKHEWLNATLFAVRDRLVERWLRSNRAQLSQETRQVYYLSMEFLIGRTLSNALLSLGIYDDVKTALEEMGLDLEELIDEENDPGLGNGGLGRLAACFLDSLATLALPGRGYGIRYDYGMFKQNIVDGRQKESPDYWLEYGNPWEFKRHNTRYKVRFGGRIQQEGKKSRWVETEEILAVAYDQIIPGYDTDATNTLRLWSAQASSEINLGKFNQGDYFAAVEDKNHSENVSRVLYPDDSTYSGRELRLRQEYFLVSATIQDILSRHHQLHKTYANLAEKTAIHLNDTHPVLSIPELMRLLIDEHKFSWDDAFEVTCQVFSYTNHTLMSEALETWPVDMLGKILPRHLQIIFEINDYFLKTLQEQYPNDTGLLSRASIIDESNGRRVRMAWLAVVISHKVNGVSELHSNLMVQSLFADFAKIFPTRFCNVTNGVTPRRWLALANQPLSEVLDENIGRTWRTDLSQLSELEQHIDFPTVNKAVREAKLLNKKRLAVWLAMHLNVVANPKALFDVQIKRIHEYKRQLMNVLHVITHYNRIKADPTAEWVPRVKIFAGKAASAYYMAKHIIHLINDVAKVVNQDPDIGDKLKVVFIPNYSVSLAQMIIPAADLSEQISTAGTEASGTSNMKFALNGALTIGTLDGANVEMLEHVGEENIFIFGNTTEEVEALRRKGYSPRQYYEEDEELRQVLTQIATGVFSPDEPSRYRDLVDSLINFGDHYQVLADYRSYVDCQDKVDELYRQQEKWTSAAMYNIANMGYFSSDRTIKEYAETIWHIDPVRL, from the coding sequence ATGAACGCTCCATTTAGCTACTCTTCACCCACGCTCAGCGTTGAGGCGTTAAAGCACTCCATCGCCTACAAGCTGATGTTCACCATCGGGAAAGATCCGGTTATCGCCAACAAGCACGAGTGGCTGAACGCCACCCTGTTTGCGGTGCGTGACCGTTTAGTGGAACGCTGGCTGCGCTCAAACCGCGCCCAGCTCTCGCAGGAAACGCGTCAGGTTTACTACCTGTCGATGGAATTTTTGATTGGCCGCACGCTGTCCAACGCGCTGTTATCGCTCGGTATTTATGACGACGTCAAAACCGCCCTGGAAGAGATGGGGTTAGATTTAGAAGAGCTGATCGACGAAGAGAACGACCCGGGCCTCGGCAACGGCGGCCTGGGGCGTCTCGCCGCCTGCTTCCTCGACTCGCTGGCAACGCTGGCGCTGCCGGGCCGCGGCTACGGTATTCGCTACGACTACGGTATGTTCAAACAGAACATCGTCGACGGACGCCAGAAAGAGTCGCCGGACTACTGGCTGGAGTACGGCAACCCGTGGGAGTTTAAGCGCCACAATACGCGCTACAAGGTGCGCTTTGGCGGACGTATCCAGCAGGAAGGCAAAAAATCCCGCTGGGTAGAAACGGAAGAGATCCTGGCCGTGGCCTACGACCAGATTATCCCCGGCTATGACACCGATGCCACCAACACGCTGCGCCTGTGGAGCGCCCAGGCCAGTAGCGAAATTAACCTCGGTAAATTCAACCAGGGGGACTACTTTGCGGCGGTGGAAGACAAAAACCACTCCGAGAACGTGTCCCGCGTGCTGTACCCGGATGACTCGACCTACTCCGGCCGCGAGCTGCGCCTGCGTCAGGAGTATTTCCTCGTTTCGGCGACCATTCAGGACATCCTCAGCCGCCACCATCAGCTGCACAAAACCTACGCCAACCTGGCGGAGAAAACCGCGATCCACCTTAACGACACCCACCCGGTGCTCTCCATTCCGGAGCTGATGCGCCTGCTGATCGACGAACACAAGTTCAGCTGGGATGACGCGTTTGAAGTGACCTGTCAGGTATTCTCCTACACCAACCACACGCTGATGAGCGAAGCGCTGGAAACGTGGCCGGTAGACATGCTCGGCAAAATCCTGCCGCGCCATCTGCAGATTATCTTTGAGATTAACGACTACTTCCTCAAGACCCTGCAGGAGCAATACCCGAACGATACCGGGCTGCTGAGCCGCGCTTCCATCATTGATGAATCGAACGGGCGCCGCGTGCGCATGGCCTGGCTGGCGGTCGTCATCAGCCACAAGGTCAACGGCGTGTCCGAGCTCCACTCGAACCTGATGGTGCAGTCGCTTTTTGCGGACTTCGCGAAAATCTTCCCGACGCGGTTCTGCAACGTGACCAACGGCGTCACGCCGCGCCGCTGGCTGGCGCTGGCCAACCAGCCGCTCTCTGAGGTGCTGGACGAGAATATCGGCCGTACCTGGCGTACCGATTTGAGCCAGCTGAGCGAGCTGGAACAGCATATTGATTTCCCGACGGTGAACAAAGCCGTGCGCGAAGCCAAGCTGCTAAATAAAAAGCGTCTGGCGGTCTGGCTGGCGATGCACCTCAACGTGGTGGCAAACCCGAAAGCGCTGTTTGACGTTCAGATCAAACGCATCCACGAATACAAGCGTCAGCTGATGAACGTGCTGCACGTGATCACCCATTACAACCGCATTAAGGCCGATCCAACGGCCGAATGGGTGCCGCGCGTGAAGATCTTCGCCGGTAAGGCGGCTTCCGCCTACTACATGGCGAAGCACATTATTCATCTCATCAACGATGTGGCGAAGGTGGTTAACCAGGATCCGGACATTGGCGACAAGCTGAAGGTGGTGTTCATTCCGAACTACAGCGTGAGCCTGGCGCAGATGATCATCCCGGCGGCGGATCTCTCTGAGCAGATTTCTACGGCGGGTACGGAAGCATCCGGCACCAGTAACATGAAGTTTGCCCTTAACGGCGCGCTGACCATTGGTACGCTTGACGGGGCGAACGTCGAGATGCTGGAGCACGTGGGCGAAGAAAATATCTTTATCTTCGGTAACACGACGGAAGAGGTGGAGGCGCTGCGCAGGAAAGGCTACTCGCCACGTCAATATTACGAAGAGGATGAAGAGTTACGCCAGGTGCTGACGCAGATCGCGACCGGCGTGTTTAGCCCGGATGAACCGAGCCGCTATCGCGATCTGGTGGATTCGCTGATTAACTTTGGCGATCACTACCAGGTGCTGGCGGACTATCGCAGCTACGTGGACTGTCAGGATAAGGTTGACGAGCTGTACCGTCAGCAGGAGAAGTGGACCAGCGCCGCGATGTATAACATCGCCAATATGGGCTATTTCTCGTCTGACAGGACCATCAAGGAGTATGCCGAGACGATCTGGCATATTGATCCGGTGAGGTTGTAA
- the glgA gene encoding glycogen synthase GlgA, with amino-acid sequence MQVLHVCSEMFPLLKTGGLADVLGALPAAQIAGGVDTRVLLPAFPDIRRGIPDAKVVTRRETFAGRITLLFGHYNGVGIYLIDAPHLYDRPGSPYHDTNLFAYTDNVLRFALLGWVGAEMATGLDPFWRPDVVHAHDWHAGLAPAYLAARGHPAKSVFTVHNLAYQGMYYAHHMSEIDLPLSFYNMHGLEFNGQISFLKAGLYYADHITAVSPTYAREITQPEFGYGMEGLLQQRHREGRLSGILNGVDEQIWSPETDLLLAARYGRDSVEDKAENKRQLQIAMGLKVNDKVPLFAVVSRLTSQKGLDLVLEALPGLLEQGGQLALLGAGDPVLQEGFLAAAAEHPGQVGVQIGYHEAFSHRIMGGADVILVPSRFEPCGLTQLYGLKYGTLPLVRRTGGLADTVSDSSLENLADGIASGFVFEDSNAWSLLRAIRRAFVLWSRPSLWRYVQRQAMSMDFSWHVAAQSYRDLYQRLM; translated from the coding sequence ATGCAGGTTTTACATGTATGTTCTGAGATGTTCCCGTTGTTAAAAACGGGCGGTCTGGCAGATGTTCTGGGTGCATTACCGGCAGCGCAAATCGCCGGAGGCGTGGATACCCGAGTCCTGCTGCCCGCCTTTCCGGATATCCGGCGTGGAATTCCCGATGCAAAAGTGGTGACCCGCCGTGAGACCTTCGCCGGACGCATCACCCTGCTGTTTGGACATTACAATGGCGTAGGGATTTACCTGATCGACGCGCCGCACTTATACGATCGACCGGGCAGCCCGTATCACGATACGAACCTGTTCGCCTACACCGATAACGTGCTGCGCTTTGCGCTGCTCGGCTGGGTCGGGGCAGAAATGGCGACGGGGCTGGATCCGTTCTGGCGCCCGGATGTGGTGCACGCGCACGACTGGCACGCCGGGCTTGCCCCGGCGTATCTCGCGGCGCGCGGCCACCCGGCGAAATCGGTCTTTACCGTGCATAACCTGGCGTATCAGGGGATGTACTATGCCCATCACATGAGTGAAATCGATCTGCCATTATCGTTCTATAACATGCACGGGCTGGAATTTAACGGGCAGATCTCGTTCCTGAAAGCCGGGCTGTATTACGCCGATCATATTACCGCCGTGAGCCCAACCTACGCGCGTGAGATCACCCAGCCGGAGTTTGGCTACGGCATGGAAGGGTTGCTGCAACAGCGCCACCGCGAAGGCCGCCTGTCAGGCATTCTGAACGGCGTGGATGAACAGATCTGGAGCCCGGAAACCGATCTCCTGCTGGCGGCGCGCTATGGCCGTGATTCCGTGGAGGACAAAGCGGAAAACAAACGCCAGCTGCAGATTGCGATGGGCCTGAAGGTTAACGACAAAGTGCCGCTGTTCGCGGTGGTCAGCCGCCTGACCAGCCAGAAAGGGCTGGATCTGGTGCTGGAGGCGCTGCCCGGTTTACTGGAGCAGGGCGGACAGCTGGCGCTGCTCGGCGCGGGCGACCCGGTGCTGCAGGAAGGTTTCCTTGCCGCCGCGGCGGAACATCCGGGGCAGGTGGGCGTGCAGATTGGCTACCACGAAGCGTTCTCGCACCGCATCATGGGCGGCGCGGACGTCATCCTGGTGCCGAGCCGTTTCGAACCCTGCGGCCTGACGCAGCTTTACGGCCTGAAATACGGCACGCTGCCGCTGGTGCGCCGCACGGGCGGACTGGCGGATACCGTATCCGATAGCTCTCTGGAAAACCTGGCGGACGGTATCGCCAGCGGGTTTGTCTTTGAGGACAGTAATGCCTGGTCGCTGCTTCGGGCGATTCGGCGTGCTTTCGTCTTGTGGTCCCGTCCATCACTCTGGCGTTACGTTCAGCGTCAGGCGATGTCCATGGACTTTAGCTGGCATGTCGCGGCGCAGTCATACCGCGATCTCTATCAACGCTTGATGTAA
- the glgC gene encoding glucose-1-phosphate adenylyltransferase, with protein MVRLEKNDPLMLARQLPLKTVALILAGGRGTRLKDLTIKRAKPAVHFGGKFRIIDFALSNCLNSGIRRIGVITQYQSHTLVQHIQRGWSFFSEEMNEFVDLLPAQQRVHGENWYRGTADAVTQNLDIIRRYNAEYIVILAGDHIYKQDYSHMLIDHVEKGARCTVACLPVPVAEATAFGVMHVDADDKIIDFVEKPANPPTMPGDDTKSLASMGIYVFDADYLYELLEDDDKDENSSHDFGKDIIPKITKAGMAYAHPFPLSCVQSDPNAEPYWRDVGTLEAYWKANLDLASVTPELDMYDQNWPIRTHMESLPPAKFVQDRSGSHGMTLNSLVSGGCIISGSVVVQSVLFPRVRINSFCNIDSAVLLPDVWVGRSCRLRRCVIDRACVIPEGMVIGENAEEDARRFYRSEEGIVLVTREMLRKLQIKQER; from the coding sequence ATGGTTAGATTAGAGAAGAACGATCCCTTAATGTTGGCACGCCAGCTACCATTAAAAACGGTTGCCCTGATACTTGCGGGTGGACGTGGTACCCGTCTGAAAGATTTGACCATCAAGCGCGCGAAACCGGCCGTTCACTTTGGTGGTAAGTTCCGTATCATCGACTTTGCGCTCTCCAACTGCCTGAACTCGGGCATTCGCCGTATTGGCGTCATTACGCAGTATCAGTCGCACACGCTGGTTCAGCATATCCAGCGCGGCTGGTCATTCTTCAGCGAAGAGATGAACGAGTTTGTCGATCTCCTTCCCGCTCAGCAACGCGTCCACGGTGAGAACTGGTACCGCGGAACGGCGGATGCAGTGACGCAGAACCTCGACATCATTCGCCGCTATAACGCGGAATACATCGTGATCCTCGCCGGGGACCATATCTACAAGCAAGATTACTCCCACATGCTCATCGACCACGTCGAAAAAGGGGCGCGCTGCACCGTAGCGTGTCTGCCTGTGCCCGTTGCTGAAGCGACGGCGTTTGGCGTGATGCACGTGGATGCCGACGACAAAATTATCGACTTTGTTGAAAAGCCGGCGAACCCGCCAACCATGCCCGGCGATGACACCAAATCGCTCGCCAGCATGGGGATTTATGTCTTTGATGCAGATTATCTTTATGAGCTGCTGGAAGACGATGACAAAGACGAAAACTCCAGCCACGACTTCGGTAAAGACATCATTCCGAAAATCACTAAAGCTGGCATGGCCTATGCACATCCTTTCCCGCTGTCCTGCGTGCAGTCCGACCCCAATGCGGAACCTTACTGGCGCGATGTGGGAACTCTGGAAGCGTACTGGAAAGCGAACCTCGACCTGGCGTCGGTCACGCCTGAGCTGGATATGTACGACCAGAACTGGCCGATTCGTACCCATATGGAATCGCTGCCGCCGGCCAAATTCGTGCAGGACCGCTCCGGCAGCCACGGTATGACGCTGAACTCGCTGGTGTCCGGCGGGTGCATTATTTCAGGCTCGGTGGTGGTGCAGTCGGTGCTGTTCCCCCGCGTGCGAATAAATTCATTCTGTAATATCGATTCGGCAGTCTTGCTGCCTGATGTCTGGGTAGGGCGCTCGTGCCGTCTGCGTCGCTGCGTTATCGATCGTGCCTGCGTCATTCCAGAAGGGATGGTGATTGGTGAGAACGCGGAAGAAGACGCGCGTCGTTTCTATCGTTCGGAAGAGGGGATCGTGTTAGTCACACGGGAAATGTTGCGGAAGCTGCAGATCAAACAGGAGCGATGA
- the glgX gene encoding glycogen debranching protein GlgX: MTQLTAGKPEPLGARFDGKGVNFTLFSAHAERVELCVFDGEGNEHRYDLPARTGDTWHGYLAGGRPGMHYGFRVHGPWVPAQGHWFNPAKLLIDPCAHRVDGEFKDDPLFHVGYGEPDHRDSAPVAPKSVVVNDLYDWEDDAPPQTPWGNTVIYEAHVKGLTYLHPSIPKEMRGTYKALGHPTMIAYLKHLGITALELLPVAHFASEPRLQRLGLSNYWGYNPLAMFALEPRYAAHPEKARDEFRDAVRALHTAGIEVILDVVLNHSAESDLDGPTLSMRGIDNRSYYWIRQDGDYENWTGCGNTLNLSHPAVTHFAYECLKYWVETFHVDGFRFDLAPVMGRTPAFSQQAPLFEAIKNCPVLSQVKLIAEPWDIGEGGYQVGNFPPLFAEWNDHYRDAARRFWLERNLSLGEFAGRFSASSDLFKRDGKRPSATVNLLTAHDGFTLRDCVCFNQKHNEANGEENRDGTNNNHSFNHGIEGLGGSLDVIERRRASVHALLTTLLLSQGTPMLLAGDEHGHSQHGNNNAYCQDNTLTWLDWGEANSGLIHFTAALIHLRQQIPALTADRWWEEGDGNVRWLNQDAQPLSAQEWQHGVPRLQILLSDKWLVTLNATDDVAEIVLPEGEWRAVPPFAGADNPVVMAVWHGPAHGVCVFQR; this comes from the coding sequence ATGACGCAGCTTACGGCAGGTAAACCCGAACCGCTCGGCGCGCGTTTTGACGGAAAGGGTGTCAATTTCACCCTCTTTTCCGCTCACGCTGAGCGGGTAGAACTGTGCGTGTTTGATGGGGAAGGTAACGAGCACCGTTACGATTTACCCGCGCGCACGGGGGATACCTGGCACGGCTACCTGGCCGGAGGACGGCCAGGCATGCACTATGGCTTTCGCGTACACGGTCCGTGGGTTCCGGCGCAGGGGCACTGGTTTAACCCGGCGAAGCTGCTGATCGACCCGTGCGCGCACCGCGTGGACGGCGAGTTTAAAGACGACCCGCTCTTCCACGTGGGCTACGGCGAGCCCGACCACCGCGACAGCGCGCCCGTCGCGCCAAAAAGCGTGGTGGTGAACGATCTTTATGACTGGGAAGACGATGCCCCGCCGCAGACGCCGTGGGGCAATACCGTCATTTATGAAGCCCACGTCAAAGGGCTGACGTACCTGCACCCGTCGATCCCCAAAGAGATGCGCGGCACCTATAAGGCGCTCGGGCATCCAACCATGATCGCCTACCTGAAACACCTCGGCATCACCGCGCTGGAACTGTTGCCCGTCGCCCACTTTGCCAGCGAGCCGCGCCTGCAGCGGCTGGGGCTAAGCAACTACTGGGGCTATAACCCGCTGGCGATGTTCGCGCTTGAGCCACGCTATGCCGCCCATCCGGAAAAGGCGCGTGACGAGTTTCGCGATGCGGTGAGGGCGCTTCATACGGCGGGCATTGAGGTCATTCTGGACGTCGTGCTGAACCACAGTGCCGAAAGCGATCTCGACGGTCCGACGCTCTCCATGCGCGGAATTGATAACCGTAGCTATTATTGGATCAGGCAGGATGGCGATTATGAGAACTGGACCGGCTGCGGTAACACGCTCAACCTCAGCCATCCGGCGGTCACGCATTTTGCTTATGAATGCCTGAAATACTGGGTGGAGACGTTCCACGTCGACGGTTTTCGTTTCGATCTGGCGCCCGTGATGGGGCGCACGCCAGCGTTCAGCCAGCAGGCTCCGCTGTTTGAGGCGATAAAAAACTGTCCGGTGCTCTCGCAGGTGAAGCTCATTGCCGAGCCGTGGGACATCGGGGAAGGCGGTTATCAGGTCGGGAATTTCCCGCCGCTGTTTGCCGAGTGGAACGATCACTACCGCGATGCCGCGCGCCGCTTCTGGCTGGAACGGAATCTGTCGCTGGGGGAGTTCGCCGGACGCTTTTCCGCTTCAAGCGATCTCTTTAAGCGCGACGGCAAACGCCCGTCGGCCACCGTCAATCTGTTGACGGCACACGACGGTTTTACGCTCAGGGACTGCGTTTGTTTCAATCAGAAACACAATGAGGCAAACGGCGAAGAGAATCGCGATGGCACTAACAATAACCATAGCTTTAATCATGGTATAGAAGGGTTAGGCGGTAGCCTGGACGTCATCGAGCGGCGACGCGCCAGCGTTCACGCTTTGCTGACAACGCTTTTATTGTCGCAGGGCACGCCGATGCTGCTGGCAGGCGATGAACACGGCCACAGCCAGCACGGTAACAACAATGCGTATTGCCAGGACAACACGTTAACCTGGCTCGACTGGGGTGAAGCCAACAGCGGGCTGATTCATTTTACCGCTGCGCTGATCCATCTTCGCCAGCAGATCCCCGCGCTGACCGCCGACCGCTGGTGGGAAGAGGGTGACGGCAACGTTCGCTGGTTGAATCAAGACGCGCAACCGTTAAGCGCGCAAGAGTGGCAACACGGCGTACCACGCCTGCAAATCCTGCTGTCGGATAAATGGCTGGTCACGCTGAACGCGACGGATGACGTCGCAGAGATTGTTTTACCTGAAGGGGAATGGCGAGCTGTTCCCCCCTTTGCCGGAGCGGATAATCCGGTAGTAATGGCTGTCTGGCACGGGCCTGCGCACGGAGTGTGCGTATTCCAAAGATGA
- the glgB gene encoding 1,4-alpha-glucan branching enzyme encodes MSDRVDRDVINALIAGHFADPFSVLGMHQTEDGLEVRALLPDATEVWVIEPKTGRKVGNLECLDSRGFFSGVMPRRKNPFRYQLAVLWHGQQNLIDDPYSFGPLLKEMDAWLLSEGTHLRPYETLGAHADTMDGITGTRFSVWAPNAQRVSVVGQFNYWDGRRHPMRLRRESGIWELFIPGAHPGQLYKFEMIDANGKLRIKADPYAFEAQMRPDTASLICGLPEKVVQTEERKQANRFDAPISVYEVHLGSWRRHTDNNFWLSYRELADQLVPYAKWMGFTHLELLPVNEHPFDGSWGYQPTGLYAPTRRFGTRDDFRYFIDAAHAAGLNVILDWVPGHFPSDDFALAEFDGTKLYEHSDPREGYHQDWNTLIYNYGRREVANYLVGNALYWIERFGIDALRVDAVASMIYRDYSRKEGEWIPNEFGGRENLEAIEFLRNTNRIIGEQVDGAVTMAEESTDFAGVSRPPSSGGLGFWYKWNLGWMHDTLDYMKLDPVHRKYHHDKLTFGMLYNYTENFMLPLSHDEVVHGKKSILDRMPGDAWQKFANLRAYYGWMFAFPGKKLLFMGNEFAQGREWNHDASLDWHLLEGGDNWHHGVQRLVRDLNLTYRHHKALHELDFDPYGFEWLVVDDHERSVFVFVRRDKAGNEIIVASNFTPVPREHYRFGINQPGKWREILNTDSMHYHGSNAGNGGLVQSDAIESHGRPNSLSLTLPPLGTIWLMREGE; translated from the coding sequence ATGTCCGATCGTGTGGATAGAGACGTGATTAATGCGCTTATTGCGGGTCATTTTGCTGACCCCTTTTCTGTGCTTGGGATGCATCAAACTGAGGATGGCCTTGAAGTTCGGGCATTGTTACCGGATGCCACAGAAGTCTGGGTGATTGAACCCAAAACCGGCCGCAAGGTCGGTAATCTTGAATGCCTCGATTCCCGTGGCTTTTTCTCGGGCGTGATGCCCCGCCGTAAAAACCCTTTTCGCTATCAGCTCGCCGTTCTCTGGCACGGTCAGCAAAACCTGATTGACGATCCTTACAGCTTTGGCCCTCTGCTTAAAGAGATGGACGCCTGGCTGCTCTCCGAAGGAACGCATCTTCGCCCTTATGAAACGCTGGGTGCCCATGCCGATACCATGGACGGCATTACCGGCACGCGGTTCTCCGTGTGGGCACCTAACGCCCAGCGCGTCTCCGTTGTCGGCCAGTTCAACTATTGGGACGGTCGCCGCCACCCGATGCGCCTGCGCCGGGAAAGCGGCATCTGGGAGCTGTTTATCCCGGGGGCGCACCCCGGGCAGCTTTATAAATTCGAGATGATCGACGCCAACGGCAAGCTGCGCATTAAAGCCGACCCGTATGCCTTCGAAGCGCAGATGCGCCCGGATACCGCGTCGCTGATTTGTGGCCTGCCGGAGAAGGTCGTCCAGACGGAGGAGCGTAAACAGGCCAACCGTTTTGACGCGCCCATCTCCGTCTATGAGGTACACCTTGGCTCCTGGCGTCGCCACACCGATAACAACTTCTGGCTCAGCTATCGTGAGCTTGCCGACCAGCTGGTGCCCTATGCCAAATGGATGGGCTTTACCCACCTTGAGCTGCTGCCGGTCAACGAGCACCCGTTCGACGGCAGCTGGGGCTATCAGCCTACCGGGCTGTATGCGCCAACGCGCCGCTTTGGCACCCGCGATGACTTCCGCTATTTCATTGATGCCGCGCACGCCGCCGGGCTGAACGTCATTCTCGACTGGGTGCCGGGCCATTTCCCGTCTGATGACTTTGCGCTGGCAGAGTTTGACGGCACGAAGCTGTACGAGCACAGCGACCCGCGCGAAGGCTATCACCAGGACTGGAACACGCTGATCTACAACTACGGTCGCCGTGAGGTCGCAAACTACCTGGTCGGGAATGCCCTGTACTGGATCGAGCGGTTTGGCATTGATGCCCTGCGCGTCGATGCGGTGGCGTCGATGATCTACCGCGACTACAGCCGCAAAGAGGGCGAGTGGATCCCGAACGAGTTTGGCGGCCGTGAAAATCTGGAAGCGATTGAATTCCTGCGCAATACCAACCGCATTATCGGCGAACAGGTGGACGGTGCCGTGACTATGGCGGAAGAGTCGACCGACTTTGCGGGCGTCTCCCGTCCGCCGTCATCAGGCGGCCTGGGGTTCTGGTATAAGTGGAACCTGGGCTGGATGCACGACACGCTCGACTACATGAAGCTGGATCCGGTTCACCGTAAGTATCATCACGATAAGCTGACGTTCGGGATGCTCTACAACTACACCGAAAACTTCATGCTGCCGCTGTCGCACGATGAAGTGGTGCACGGCAAAAAATCCATTCTCGACCGCATGCCGGGCGACGCGTGGCAGAAGTTTGCCAACCTGCGCGCCTACTACGGCTGGATGTTTGCCTTCCCGGGCAAGAAACTGCTGTTTATGGGCAATGAGTTCGCCCAGGGACGCGAGTGGAACCACGACGCCAGCCTCGACTGGCACCTGCTTGAAGGCGGCGACAACTGGCACCACGGGGTGCAGCGTCTGGTGCGCGACCTGAACCTGACCTATCGCCACCACAAAGCGCTGCACGAGCTCGACTTCGATCCGTACGGCTTTGAGTGGCTGGTGGTGGACGACCACGAGCGCTCGGTGTTTGTCTTTGTGCGTCGTGACAAAGCGGGTAACGAAATCATCGTCGCCAGCAACTTCACGCCGGTGCCGCGCGAACACTACCGCTTCGGCATTAACCAGCCGGGCAAATGGCGCGAGATCCTGAATACCGACTCCATGCACTATCACGGCAGCAACGCCGGTAACGGCGGGCTGGTCCAGAGCGATGCCATCGAAAGCCACGGGCGACCCAACTCCCTGAGCCTGACGCTGCCGCCGCTTGGCACCATCTGGCTGATGCGGGAGGGCGAATGA